The Kitasatospora paranensis genome has a window encoding:
- a CDS encoding DUF5134 domain-containing protein produces the protein MHGPAVVTWLLAGLAVGSAGLCVVRLRDPACRGEHRASDAAEAAMGLGMAGMAVLPGVLWGWFFAVLGGYLLVGAVGAVGAHGGRAHRMHHGVGACAMAYMALAMASAPGHHHHGAPAGLPVLTGSLLLYFGGYSLWAGSRMLSAPGDGRRPLTAAMAGVPAAGGSPVGALRSGDRSPGRRAVGGLAGGAVRACRVGMGIGMFAMLLTL, from the coding sequence ATGCACGGACCGGCCGTCGTCACCTGGTTGCTGGCGGGGCTGGCCGTCGGCTCGGCGGGGCTGTGCGTGGTGCGGCTGCGCGACCCCGCGTGCCGCGGGGAACACCGGGCATCGGACGCCGCCGAGGCGGCCATGGGGCTGGGGATGGCCGGCATGGCGGTGCTCCCGGGGGTGCTCTGGGGCTGGTTCTTCGCCGTGCTGGGCGGGTACCTGCTGGTGGGAGCGGTGGGAGCGGTGGGAGCGCACGGGGGTCGCGCCCACCGGATGCACCACGGGGTCGGCGCATGCGCCATGGCCTACATGGCGCTGGCGATGGCGTCCGCGCCCGGACACCACCACCACGGCGCACCGGCCGGGCTGCCGGTGCTGACCGGGTCCCTCCTGCTCTACTTCGGTGGCTACTCGCTCTGGGCGGGCAGCCGGATGCTCTCGGCACCGGGCGACGGCCGGCGTCCGCTCACGGCTGCCATGGCGGGGGTGCCCGCGGCGGGCGGCAGCCCGGTGGGTGCGCTCCGGTCAGGAGACCGGTCGCCGGGCCGGCGGGCCGTCGGCGGACTGGCCGGCGGCGCGGTGCGGGCATGCCGGGTGGGGATGGGGATCGGAATGTTCGCCATGCTGTTGACGCTCTGA
- a CDS encoding M56 family metallopeptidase, which translates to MTALLSLLLLGLLLATMAPGRLARARWAEREPVLALLAWQCLVVAVLLCCGLGLLLACTAALPALRALVFTGAPHGVEAAYGLAGAEGWGRLTATLLALGGLQTAVALTREVRSARALRGARQAQLDHRAPELPAGLTTSRRAGERLVVLENVRPEAWSLPGAKSRLVVTTGALQQLTDRELAAVLSHERGHVRARHHWLAQCAEALATGFPGVGVFSAFRDQVGELVELAADDRAARKHGRITTALALAEINTGRGVFGSCPPQQLAQAPRRVDRLLAGEPRLPVHHRLRLTLAALIAPTAAVLIALAPGIGALL; encoded by the coding sequence ATGACGGCCCTGCTGAGCCTGCTGCTGCTCGGACTGCTGCTCGCCACGATGGCGCCGGGCCGGCTGGCCCGGGCCCGCTGGGCCGAGCGAGAACCGGTGCTGGCCCTGCTCGCCTGGCAGTGCCTGGTGGTAGCCGTTCTGCTCTGCTGCGGCCTCGGTCTGCTCCTCGCCTGCACCGCCGCGCTCCCGGCACTCCGGGCTCTGGTGTTCACGGGCGCGCCGCACGGTGTGGAGGCCGCGTACGGACTGGCCGGCGCCGAGGGGTGGGGGCGGCTGACCGCGACCCTCCTCGCGCTCGGCGGCCTCCAGACCGCCGTCGCCCTGACCCGCGAAGTCCGCTCGGCGCGCGCGCTGCGCGGCGCCCGGCAGGCCCAACTCGACCACCGCGCACCGGAGCTGCCCGCCGGCCTGACGACGTCGCGGCGCGCCGGCGAACGCCTTGTGGTGCTGGAGAACGTCCGCCCGGAGGCGTGGTCGCTGCCCGGCGCGAAGTCCCGCCTGGTGGTCACCACGGGGGCGCTCCAGCAGCTGACCGACCGTGAGCTGGCCGCGGTGCTCAGCCACGAACGCGGCCACGTCCGGGCCCGGCACCACTGGCTCGCCCAGTGCGCCGAGGCGCTCGCCACCGGATTCCCCGGGGTGGGGGTGTTCTCCGCCTTCCGTGACCAGGTGGGCGAGCTGGTCGAGCTGGCGGCGGACGACAGGGCGGCGCGCAAGCACGGGCGGATCACCACCGCACTCGCCCTGGCGGAGATCAATACCGGGCGCGGCGTGTTCGGTTCGTGCCCGCCCCAGCAGCTCGCCCAGGCGCCGCGGCGCGTCGACCGACTGCTCGCCGGGGAGCCGCGCCTGCCCGTCCACCACCGGCTGCGGTTGACGCTGGCGGCGCTCATCGCACCGACCGCGGCCGTGCTGATCGCGCTGGCGCCGGGAATCGGCGCACTGCTGTAG
- a CDS encoding SDR family oxidoreductase, with protein MTPQAPAGPLTGKVVAVAGATGPAGRATLRRLAADGATVVAAGTDARRLDAVLDATRAAVRGAAVSGQVIDLLDPQEVHDWADHLEAEHGHVDGVFHLVGGWRGSKSFFETRIDDWDWLQDRVVRTLQHTSLAFQPALVRAEAGRYAMISATAAHKPTAGGAAYAAAKAATEAWTLSMANSFVKETTAADGVPTAAAAILVIKALVTAEMRAEKPDAKFAGFTDTVDLADTLAGLWARPAAELNGQHLWLTAR; from the coding sequence GTGACGCCGCAGGCTCCGGCCGGCCCGCTCACGGGCAAGGTCGTCGCCGTCGCCGGCGCCACCGGCCCGGCCGGCCGCGCGACCCTGCGCCGCCTCGCCGCGGACGGTGCCACCGTCGTCGCCGCGGGCACCGATGCGCGCCGCCTGGACGCCGTGCTCGACGCGACCCGTGCCGCCGTGCGCGGTGCCGCGGTGAGCGGCCAGGTCATCGACCTCCTCGACCCGCAGGAGGTCCACGACTGGGCGGACCACCTGGAGGCCGAACACGGCCACGTCGACGGCGTGTTCCACCTGGTCGGCGGCTGGCGCGGCAGCAAGTCCTTCTTCGAGACCCGTATAGACGACTGGGACTGGCTGCAGGACCGCGTCGTCCGCACGCTCCAGCACACCTCGCTGGCCTTCCAGCCGGCGCTCGTGCGCGCGGAGGCCGGCCGGTACGCGATGATCTCCGCGACCGCGGCGCACAAGCCGACCGCGGGTGGCGCGGCCTACGCCGCGGCGAAGGCGGCCACCGAGGCCTGGACGCTGTCGATGGCGAACTCCTTCGTGAAGGAGACCACCGCGGCCGACGGCGTCCCCACCGCGGCAGCTGCCATCCTGGTGATCAAGGCACTGGTCACCGCGGAGATGCGGGCCGAGAAGCCGGACGCGAAGTTCGCCGGCTTCACCGATACCGTCGACCTGGCCGACACCCTCGCGGGCCTCTGGGCCCGCCCCGCAGCTGAACTGAACGGACAGCACCTGTGGCTCACAGCCCGATGA
- a CDS encoding MarR family winged helix-turn-helix transcriptional regulator encodes MAEPDIAPESALVFEWRDVLARHAAVSCALDRALGEQYGLGMSEFEVLERLWESEAESGPGKLRVQDVGQTVHLSQSALSRLIGRLEKAGLVERAMCELDRRGIFVALTDDGRARYLEARPLHREVLGRTLG; translated from the coding sequence GTGGCTGAACCAGACATCGCTCCGGAATCGGCGCTCGTGTTCGAGTGGCGTGACGTGCTGGCGCGGCATGCCGCCGTGTCGTGTGCACTGGATCGCGCCCTGGGCGAGCAGTACGGCCTGGGCATGAGCGAGTTCGAGGTGCTCGAGCGGCTGTGGGAGAGCGAGGCGGAGTCCGGCCCCGGCAAGCTCCGGGTGCAGGACGTCGGCCAGACGGTGCACCTCAGCCAGAGCGCCCTCTCCCGGCTGATCGGGCGTCTGGAGAAGGCCGGTCTGGTCGAGCGCGCGATGTGCGAACTCGACCGGCGCGGCATCTTCGTGGCGCTCACCGACGACGGGCGCGCCCGCTATCTGGAGGCCCGGCCGCTGCACCGCGAGGTGCTCGGCCGCACCCTGGGCTGA
- a CDS encoding electron transfer flavoprotein subunit alpha/FixB family protein, producing the protein MAEILVLVDHADGVVRKPALELLTLARRIGEPAAVVLGAGDAAAAIAAKAAEYGAATVYVADGPEFTGHLVVPKVDALTQIARANDAAAVLVTSSGEGKEIAARVALRLGSGIITDAVDLEQGAAGPVATQSVFAASFQVKSTVTTGAPVITVKPNSTAPEAAPAAGTVQTVTVEFTGNAATVVSRTARVSSGRPELTEAAIVVSGGRGVGAAEGFGVVEDLADALGAAVGASRAAVDAGWYPHTNQVGQTGKQVSPQLYVAAGISGAIQHRAGMQTSKTIVAVNKDPEAPIFELVDYGVVGDLFTVLPQLTAEVKTRKG; encoded by the coding sequence ATGGCTGAGATCCTGGTTCTCGTGGACCACGCCGACGGTGTGGTCCGCAAGCCGGCCCTCGAACTGCTGACCCTGGCGCGCCGGATCGGCGAGCCCGCCGCGGTCGTCCTGGGCGCCGGCGACGCCGCCGCGGCGATCGCCGCCAAGGCCGCCGAGTACGGTGCCGCCACCGTGTACGTCGCCGACGGCCCCGAGTTCACCGGGCACCTCGTCGTGCCCAAGGTCGACGCGCTCACCCAGATCGCCCGGGCGAACGACGCCGCCGCCGTCCTGGTCACCTCCTCCGGCGAGGGCAAGGAGATCGCCGCCCGCGTCGCGCTGCGGCTGGGCTCGGGCATCATCACCGACGCCGTCGACCTGGAGCAGGGCGCCGCCGGCCCGGTCGCCACCCAGTCGGTGTTCGCCGCCTCCTTCCAGGTGAAGTCGACCGTCACCACCGGCGCCCCGGTCATCACCGTCAAGCCGAACTCCACCGCCCCGGAGGCGGCCCCGGCCGCCGGCACCGTGCAGACGGTGACGGTGGAGTTCACCGGGAACGCCGCCACGGTCGTCTCCCGCACCGCGCGCGTCTCCTCCGGCCGCCCGGAGCTGACCGAGGCCGCGATCGTGGTCTCCGGTGGGCGCGGTGTCGGCGCGGCCGAGGGCTTCGGCGTGGTCGAGGACCTCGCGGACGCGCTCGGCGCGGCCGTCGGCGCCTCCCGGGCCGCGGTCGACGCCGGCTGGTACCCGCACACCAACCAGGTCGGCCAGACCGGCAAGCAGGTCTCCCCGCAGCTGTACGTCGCCGCGGGCATCTCCGGCGCCATCCAGCACCGCGCCGGCATGCAGACCTCCAAGACCATCGTCGCGGTCAACAAGGACCCCGAGGCCCCGATCTTCGAACTCGTCGACTACGGCGTGGTCGGCGACCTCTTCACCGTCCTCCCCCAGCTCACCGCCGAGGTGAAGACCCGCAAGGGCTGA
- a CDS encoding low specificity L-threonine aldolase, whose protein sequence is MNAADVHTDAVRHHDPAVRGFASDNYAGVHPEILAAIALANGGHQVAYGEDDYTAHLQDVFRRHFGEKAEAFPVFNGTGANVVALQALLPRWGAVVAAETAHINVDECGAPEKVAGIKIHTVPTPDGKLTPELIDRQAWGWDDEHRAQPLAVSLTQSTELGTLYTADEIKAICDHAHEHGMLVHVDGSRLANAAASLDRPFREFTTDAGVDILSFGGTKNGLLLGEVVVVLNPERVRNLKYLRKMSMQLASKMRFVSVQFEALLSGDLWLRNAGHANAMAKRLETAVRGIEGVTVVRPVQANAVFALLPREVSERLQKRYRFYFWDEHTGEVRWMAAFDTTEADIDAFATAIAEEMGRA, encoded by the coding sequence ATGAACGCCGCCGACGTCCACACCGACGCGGTCCGGCACCACGACCCCGCCGTCCGCGGCTTCGCGAGCGACAACTACGCGGGCGTGCACCCGGAGATCCTGGCCGCGATCGCGCTGGCCAACGGCGGCCACCAGGTCGCCTACGGCGAGGACGACTACACCGCGCACCTCCAGGACGTCTTCCGGCGGCACTTCGGCGAGAAGGCCGAGGCCTTCCCGGTCTTCAACGGCACCGGTGCCAACGTGGTCGCCCTGCAGGCACTGCTGCCCCGATGGGGTGCGGTCGTCGCGGCCGAGACCGCCCACATCAACGTGGACGAGTGCGGCGCCCCGGAGAAGGTCGCCGGCATCAAGATCCACACGGTTCCCACGCCGGACGGCAAGCTCACCCCCGAGCTCATCGACCGCCAGGCCTGGGGCTGGGACGACGAGCACCGCGCGCAGCCGCTCGCGGTCTCGCTGACCCAGAGCACCGAGCTCGGCACGCTGTACACGGCCGACGAGATCAAGGCCATCTGCGACCACGCGCACGAGCACGGCATGCTCGTCCACGTCGACGGATCGCGCCTCGCGAACGCGGCGGCGAGCCTGGACCGCCCGTTCCGCGAGTTCACCACGGACGCCGGCGTCGACATCCTGTCGTTCGGCGGCACCAAGAACGGCCTGCTGCTCGGCGAGGTCGTGGTCGTGCTGAACCCGGAGCGCGTCCGCAACCTCAAGTACCTGCGCAAGATGTCGATGCAGCTCGCCTCCAAGATGCGCTTCGTCTCCGTGCAGTTCGAGGCCCTCCTCTCCGGCGACCTGTGGCTGCGCAACGCGGGGCACGCGAACGCGATGGCCAAGCGCCTGGAGACGGCCGTCCGCGGCATCGAGGGCGTGACGGTCGTCCGCCCGGTGCAGGCCAACGCCGTCTTCGCGCTGCTCCCGCGCGAGGTCAGTGAGCGGCTCCAGAAGCGCTACCGCTTCTACTTCTGGGACGAGCACACCGGCGAGGTGCGCTGGATGGCCGCTTTCGACACCACCGAGGCCGACATCGACGCCTTCGCGACCGCGATCGCGGAGGAGATGGGCCGCGCCTGA
- a CDS encoding thioredoxin family protein, with translation MTGVVVCGVVLVLATVFGLVRARRDGRLRVRAKDDAVRLSAAELGRPLGDRATLVQFSTAFCQPCRATRRVLGEVAGMVDGVEHVEVDAEAELELVRRLDILRTPTVLVLDATGRVIRRAAGQPRRADVISALGEAV, from the coding sequence ATGACCGGCGTGGTGGTGTGCGGTGTGGTGCTGGTGCTGGCGACCGTCTTCGGGCTGGTGCGGGCACGGCGGGACGGGAGGCTGCGGGTGCGGGCGAAGGACGACGCGGTACGGCTGTCCGCGGCCGAGCTGGGCCGCCCGCTCGGCGACCGGGCCACGCTGGTGCAGTTCTCCACCGCGTTCTGCCAGCCGTGCCGGGCGACCCGCCGGGTGCTCGGCGAGGTGGCGGGGATGGTCGACGGGGTGGAGCACGTGGAGGTCGACGCGGAGGCGGAGCTCGAGCTCGTCCGGCGACTGGACATCCTGCGGACCCCGACCGTGCTGGTGCTGGACGCCACCGGTCGGGTGATTCGGCGGGCCGCCGGTCAGCCGCGCCGGGCGGACGTGATCTCCGCGCTGGGCGAGGCGGTCTGA
- a CDS encoding DUF4395 domain-containing protein, producing MSIDPRGPRFAAVLTSLVLAAVLVSGSGVLLAVQAAVFAVGAFAGLGRSPYGVLYRTFVRPRLGPPSELEDARPPRFAQAVGLAFALVGTVGYLTGTTWLGMLATAFALAAAFLNAAFGYCLGCEMYLLLRRGGARVGARA from the coding sequence GTGTCCATCGATCCGCGCGGCCCCCGCTTCGCCGCAGTCCTCACCTCGCTGGTGCTCGCCGCCGTCCTGGTGTCCGGCAGCGGCGTCCTGCTCGCCGTCCAGGCGGCGGTCTTCGCCGTCGGCGCCTTCGCCGGCCTCGGCCGCTCCCCGTACGGCGTGCTGTACCGCACCTTCGTCCGCCCGCGGCTCGGTCCGCCGTCGGAGCTGGAGGACGCCCGCCCGCCGCGCTTCGCGCAGGCCGTCGGGCTCGCGTTCGCCCTGGTCGGGACCGTCGGCTATCTGACGGGCACCACCTGGCTCGGCATGCTGGCCACCGCCTTCGCCCTCGCCGCGGCCTTCCTCAACGCCGCGTTCGGGTACTGCCTCGGCTGCGAGATGTACCTGCTGCTGCGGCGCGGCGGGGCCCGGGTCGGCGCCCGCGCCTGA
- a CDS encoding lysophospholipid acyltransferase family protein has product MAEFVYPPVIRTALAAFKALDVKISVVGAEHVPATGGAVLVSNHISYLDFIFAGLGPWRGNKRLTRFMAKDDVFRHRISGPLMRGMRHIPVDRSDGQPAYDAAVKALSEGEIVGVFPEATISRSFMLKKFKTGAARMAAESGTPLLPVILWGTQQLWTKGRPKSLTKRHVPVTIMIGEPIELTPQDKPVMVTRRLRAAMSEMLDRAQRDYPVQPAGPEDSWWLPAHLGGTAPTPEAAEAADEAEAAAKAESRAGR; this is encoded by the coding sequence GTGGCTGAGTTCGTGTACCCGCCGGTGATCCGGACGGCGCTGGCCGCCTTCAAGGCGCTCGACGTGAAGATCTCGGTCGTCGGCGCCGAGCACGTCCCCGCCACCGGGGGCGCCGTACTGGTGAGCAATCACATCAGCTACCTGGACTTCATCTTCGCCGGCCTCGGTCCGTGGCGCGGCAACAAGCGCCTGACCCGCTTCATGGCCAAGGACGACGTCTTCCGCCACCGCATCTCCGGCCCGCTGATGCGCGGCATGCGGCACATCCCGGTCGACCGCTCCGACGGCCAGCCCGCCTACGACGCCGCCGTGAAGGCACTGAGCGAGGGCGAGATCGTCGGCGTCTTCCCCGAGGCCACCATCAGCCGCTCCTTCATGCTCAAGAAGTTCAAGACCGGTGCCGCCCGGATGGCTGCCGAGTCCGGCACCCCGCTCCTTCCGGTGATCCTCTGGGGCACCCAGCAGCTCTGGACCAAGGGCCGCCCGAAGAGCCTCACCAAGCGCCACGTCCCGGTGACCATCATGATCGGCGAGCCGATCGAGCTCACCCCGCAGGACAAGCCGGTGATGGTGACCCGCCGCCTGCGCGCGGCCATGAGCGAGATGCTCGACCGCGCCCAGCGCGACTACCCCGTCCAGCCCGCCGGTCCCGAGGACTCCTGGTGGCTCCCCGCCCACCTCGGTGGAACGGCCCCCACGCCGGAGGCCGCCGAGGCGGCGGACGAGGCCGAGGCCGCCGCGAAGGCCGAGAGCCGCGCCGGCCGCTGA